A segment of the Candidatus Protochlamydia naegleriophila genome:
CTAAAATACTCGGCCATGGTCAATCCTGTCAAACCAACTCGCAGCCTCGCTCCTGGCGGTTCGTTCATCTGACCAAACACCAAACTCGTTTTAGAAAGAACTCCAGACTCCTTCATTTCCAACCACAAGTCGTTTCCTTCACGCGTTCTTTCTCCGATTCCGCAAAAAACCGAATAGCCGCCATGATGAGTCGCAATATTGCGGATCAGCTCCATCACAATCACAGACTTGCCAACGCCCGCGCCACCGAACAGACCAACCTTTCCCCCTTTCAAATAAGGACAAAGCAAGTCGATGACCTTAATCCCTGTTTCAAACAAGGCCGCTTGCGTATCTTGATCTTCAAATGTAGGTGCATCTTTATGAATAGGTGAGGTTTCAGCATCTAAAACTGGACCATCTTGATCGATGGGGTCCCCAAGCACATTGAATAAACGCCCCAAAGTGTTACGCCCAACAGGAATCGTAATGGGAGCACCGGTATCAACAGCTTCGATGCCACGTACTAATCCATCCGTAGAGGACAAAGCTACGCAGCGCACCACATTATCCCCTAAGTGCATTGCTACTTCGGCTGTCAGCTCAAGCTGCCTCTCTTTATCGATGATCTTAATCGCGTTCAAAACTTTGGGAAGCTCGCCCGGTGGAAACTCGATATCTAATGTGGGACCAATAATCTGTTTGACTTTTCCTACAGCCATAATATGCCTTCTCTTATCGCTCAATTACAAATTTATATCTTTTACAAAGCTCAAGCGGTCAACTCGATTACTTTAATCCTTCCGCGCCAGAAGTAATTTCCAGCATTTCTTTGGTGATTCCCGCTTGGCGGACTTTATTTCGCACAAGCGTTAACTTTTCAATCATATCGTCAGCATTTGTGGTCGCTGCCTTCATGGCAAAAATGCGCGCAGCAAGCTCTGAAGCATAGGCTTCATTTAATGTCGTTTGCACCTTTGTCAGGCAGTAGCGGAGCAAAATAGCGCCGTAAATTTCCTGGGGAGCTGGCTCAAAAAGATACTCTGCAGCGCCCTTAGACTCTTCTTTAGATGACTGGGAAATATTCAAGAATTTCTCTACCACGACTTTACGCGACATCATCGTGATGTAGTGGGTATAGACAAACCAGACCTCGTCCAACTCGCCTAGCAAAAACCAGCTGACAAGATCATTAGCAAATGTCATCACCTGCTGCTGTGTGAGTTTTTCACCCCACTCTTCAAGCTCATAGCGAATTGGCCAGGAGCGGCGGCGATAATACTCCACAGCTTTGCGTCCAACCAAAATAAGTTCTACTTGATCTTGCTTATACGACTTCAAAAACTTATTCGTAGCCGAAAAAACATCTTTATTATAAGAGCCTGACAATCCCATGTCTGCCGCAATAACAACAACACCTACTTTCTTCACTTCTCTTTGCTCTAAAAGTGGATGACAATAGTCTGTCGAAGCAACCTGACTTAGCTGATCTAAAATGTCTTTAATCTTGTTCACATAAGGGCGCGACTGCTTTACTTTCATTTGAACGTGATGCAAACGAGAAGCGGCAACCATTTCCATCGCTTTCGTCAGCTGCTGGATATTTTGAATAGACTGTAGACGTTTGCGAATATCTCTTAAACTAACCATGCTCTGCCACTATCAATCCCGTTAAAGCCATTTTTCCTATAATTTCCTCATCATGCATCCATTTCTGAACGCTGCTTAAGATAATTGATGGAGCTCTTTAAATTTTTGTTTGAATTCAACAACTGCGGATTCTAACTGCTCGATTGTTCTCTGATCCAAATCCTTAGTCTCGTCAATCGAACGAGCCACATCCGGATAGTGAGTGTCCATGAATGGATAAAACTCGTTTTCAAACACCTTGACAAGCTCTAATGGAAAATCGTCCAAATACCCTCTCGTTCCAGCAAAAATAATCATCACCTGCTTCGAAAGTGAAAACGGAGTAAACTTGTCCTGTTTCAGGACCTCTATCATTCGCTCCCCGCGCACAAGCTGAGCCTGTGTCGTCTTGTCCATTTCAGAACCAAACTGAGCGAATGCAGCCAACTCGCGGTACTGCGCTAAATCCAGACGCAAACTTGCAGCCACTTTTTTCATTGCCTTAGTTTGAGCCTTTCCACCGACTCGAGAAGCAGAAATACCAACGTTAATCGCAGGACGCACACCAGCATAAAAGAGATCTGGCTCTAAATATATCTGTCCATCCGTAATCGAAATGACGTTTGTCGGAATATAAGTCGTCACGTCATTTGCTTGCGTTTCAATCACTGGAATCGCTGTCAAAGAGCCCCCTCCGAGATCCTGGCTGAGCTTGGCAGCCCTTTCCAACAAGCGGGAATGCAAATAGAAAATATCCCCAGGATAGGCTTCGCGGCCAGGCGGACGGCGGAGCAGCAGTGCAATCTGGCGATAGGCCTGCGCATGCTTCGATAAGTCGTCGTAAAAGCAAATCACATGCTTGCCTTGATACATGAAATATTCGCCCAATGCCGCAGCTGAATACGGAGCAATATACTGCAAAGCAGCGGGGTCTGATGCCGATGCTGAGACAACTGTTGTATACTTCATAGCCCCATGCTCCTCTAGCGTTTTCACGACTTGAGCAACAGTTGAAGCTTTTTGACCAATAGCGACATAAATGCAATGCACACCGCTATTTTTCTGATTGATGATGGTATCTAAGATGATCGTCGTCTTACCC
Coding sequences within it:
- the atpD gene encoding F0F1 ATP synthase subunit beta gives rise to the protein MAVGKVKQIIGPTLDIEFPPGELPKVLNAIKIIDKERQLELTAEVAMHLGDNVVRCVALSSTDGLVRGIEAVDTGAPITIPVGRNTLGRLFNVLGDPIDQDGPVLDAETSPIHKDAPTFEDQDTQAALFETGIKVIDLLCPYLKGGKVGLFGGAGVGKSVIVMELIRNIATHHGGYSVFCGIGERTREGNDLWLEMKESGVLSKTSLVFGQMNEPPGARLRVGLTGLTMAEYFRDTEHQDVLLFIDNIFRFVQAGSEVSALLGRMPSAVGYQPNLATEIGSLQERITSTKHGSITSVQAIYVPADDYTDPAPASIFPHLDAATSLSRQIAELGIYPAVDPLNSSSRILDPHILGEEHYGVARQVQKVLQRYKDLQDIIAILGVDELSEEDQLIVARARKVQKFLSQPFFVAETFTGKKGRFVKLPDTIKGFKMIVDGEMDDIPEQAFYMVGTIDEVFERAEQLKA
- the atpG gene encoding ATP synthase F1 subunit gamma, with translation MVSLRDIRKRLQSIQNIQQLTKAMEMVAASRLHHVQMKVKQSRPYVNKIKDILDQLSQVASTDYCHPLLEQREVKKVGVVVIAADMGLSGSYNKDVFSATNKFLKSYKQDQVELILVGRKAVEYYRRRSWPIRYELEEWGEKLTQQQVMTFANDLVSWFLLGELDEVWFVYTHYITMMSRKVVVEKFLNISQSSKEESKGAAEYLFEPAPQEIYGAILLRYCLTKVQTTLNEAYASELAARIFAMKAATTNADDMIEKLTLVRNKVRQAGITKEMLEITSGAEGLK
- the atpA gene encoding F0F1 ATP synthase subunit alpha, which gives rise to MRLKPEEVSWVIQQEIEKYDEDLSLKFESAGRVLYVGDGIARVWGLDDAMMSELVEFADGTLGIVLNLEVDNVGVIILGSNRNIREQDIVKRTGKIACVPVGEAMLGRVVDALGKPIDGKGPIETTEYRPIESQAPGVVQRKPVNEPVQTGIKAIDAMIPIGRGQRELIIGDRQTGKTTIILDTIINQKNSGVHCIYVAIGQKASTVAQVVKTLEEHGAMKYTTVVSASASDPAALQYIAPYSAAALGEYFMYQGKHVICFYDDLSKHAQAYRQIALLLRRPPGREAYPGDIFYLHSRLLERAAKLSQDLGGGSLTAIPVIETQANDVTTYIPTNVISITDGQIYLEPDLFYAGVRPAINVGISASRVGGKAQTKAMKKVAASLRLDLAQYRELAAFAQFGSEMDKTTQAQLVRGERMIEVLKQDKFTPFSLSKQVMIIFAGTRGYLDDFPLELVKVFENEFYPFMDTHYPDVARSIDETKDLDQRTIEQLESAVVEFKQKFKELHQLS